The Thiorhodovibrio frisius genome segment ATGGTTGGCCTGACCATCGCGGTCTATAACGGCAAGCAGCATGTTCCGGTGCTGATCAACGAAAACATGATCGGCCACAAGCTCGGAGAGTTTGCGCTAACCCGCACTTTCCGCGGGCACGCTGCAGATCGTAAAGCCAAGAAACGCTAGGTCCTGACCCGGAAAAAAGGGATCAATCTTCCTGGGTCGCCAATTGAATGGGCGAGCCAGGGGGCATATAAGCCAGCGTCTTTTAATGAAAAAATGACAAGCATCGTCAGCCCTATCTGAATGAAGTCGGAGCCATCATGCAAGCGGAAGCTACCTTGAAATTCGCCCGGATATCGGCGCAAAAAGCCCGTCTGGTGGCGGATCAAATCAGGGGTCAACACGTCGAAAAGGCACTAAACGATCTGGCCTTCAGCACCAAGAAGGGTGCTGCCATGATCAGAAAGGTGCTCGAGTCAGCCATTGCCAATGCCGAAAACAACGCTGGCGCCGATATCGATGAGTTGCACGTTGCGGCAATCCAGGTCAATGAGGGCCCGACGATGAAGCGGATTCGCGCGCGGGCTAAAGGGCGCGCATCGCGCATTCTCAAACGAACCAGCCACATCAAGCTGACTGTGGCAGAAGGGTCGGTTTAAACATCGTCTGCCGTTTTTGCGGCCGACTGAAGATCACTAGCGTCGGTCGACCAGCGTCGGTCGAATAGAGGCCTACACATGGGACAAAAAGTACATCCGATCGGAATCCGCCTCGGCATTGTCAAGGATTGGACATCCAAATGGTATGCCAGCTCCAAGGACTATCCAGATCTGCTGAATAAAGATCTCGAAGTGCGTGCTTATCTGAAAAAGCGCCTGGCGAATGCCTCGGTCAGCCGCATTCAGATCGACCGCCCCGCCAAGAATGCACATATCACAGTGCATACCGCACGACCCGGAGTCGTCATCGGCAAAAAGGGCGAGGACATCGACAAGCTGCGTGCCGAGGTGGCGGGCATGATGGGCATTCCAGTGCACATCAGCATTGAAGAGATTCGCAAACCCGAGCTCGACGCTCAGTTGGTCGCTGAGGGCATTGCGCAACAACTGGAGCGGCGCATCATGTTTCGGCGCGCGATGAAGCGGGCGGTACAGAATTCCATGCGCGTCGGCGCCGAGGGTATCCGGGTGAACATTGCCGGACGTCTGAACGGTGCCGAAATCGCCCGTTCCGAATGGTATCGTGAGGGCCGTGTGCCTTTGCATACTCTTAGGGCGGACATTGATTACGGCTTCGCGGAAGCCAAGACCACTTACGGTATTCTGGGGGTGAAGACCTGGATATTCCGAGGTGAAGTCTTTGGTGATCGCGTGGAGGAGCCACAACAGGATAAGCGCTCACGGGCGAAGAAGGGCTGAGCCATGCTGCAACCGAAACGGACCAAATTCAGAAAGCAACACAAAGGCCGCAATCGCGGGCTGGCCCAGAGCGGAAATCAGGTCAGCTTCGGCGACTTTGGGTTGAAAGCCGTTGGGCGCGGGCGCCTGACGGCGCGTCAAATCGAGTCGGCACGGCGCGCCATTACACGGCGGGTCAAGCGTGGCGGCAAACTCTGGATTCGCGTCTTCCCAGACAAGCCGATCTCCAAGAAGCCGCTCGAAGTGCGCATGGGTAAAGGTAAAGGGAACGTTGAGTACTGGGTCGCGCTCATTCAGCCAGGCCGCATGCTCTACGAGATCGAGGGTGTGCCGGAGGAGCTTGCGCGCGAGGCGTTTCAACTCGCTGCGGCCAAACTGCCGGTTCAGACCAAATTCGAGAAGCGAACGGTACTCTAGCGATGAAGGCGAATGAATTTCGACAGCAGTCGGCTGATAATCTGCAACGGCAGTTGCTCGATCTGCGCAAGGAACAATTCAATCTGCGCATGCAACAGGGCACAGGGCAGTTGGTGCGTCCATCGCGGATGCGGGAAGTTCGGCGCGATATAGCCCGGGTAAAAACCATTATGACGGAAATGTTGGCCAATACGACATCGAGTCATTCAGCGCCAGCAGCGAGCGGCAGCGGATTATCGGCAGCAGGATCTTCCAAATGAGCGATGAGACAACTACTCAGCCAGCAACTGATCAGAATGCGAGCAATCGCACTGTAACCGGCCGCGTGCTCAGTAACGCGATGCAGAAGACGATCACAGTGATGATCGAGCGCCGGGTCAAACACCCGATTTACGGCAAGTTTTTGCGTCGCTCGACCAAGATTCATGCGCACGACGAAGACAACCAGTGCAATCCGGGTGACTGGGTGAGAGTTGAACTTTGCCGCCCATTATCCAAAACCAAGACCTGGCGTCTGGTAGAAGTTCTGGAGCGGGCGCGCTAATTTTCGCGCCGGTGTCTATCAGCCCGGTGTCTATCAGCCCGGTGTCTATCAGCCCGGTGTCTCTCAGCTGGCTGCCAATTAGGTCGGTTAGATTCCCTGATAGGCAAAATCGAGCACATACTTTCGGTAGGAAATAAGAACATGATTCAGATGCAAACTCGGATGAGCGTCGCCGATAACAGCGGTGCGCGTGAGGTGCAGTGCATCAAAGTGCTCGGCGGTTCGCATCGGCGCTATGCTGGGATCGGGGATGTGGTCAAGGTGACTGTCAAAGACGCCATCCCGCGCGGCAAGGTAAAGAAGGGTGATGTCTTTAGCGCGGTAGTGGTGCGCACCCGCAAGGGCGTGCGTCGGGCAGATGGGTCCCTGATTCGCTTTGACGGTAATGCCGCTGTGCTGCTGAACAATCAGCTTCAGCCAATTGGCACGCGCATTTTTGGACCCGTGACGCGCGAACTACGCGGTGACCGCTTTATGAAAATTATTTCGCTCGCGCCAGAGGTGGTGTGATTTCGCCTAACTGAAGCCGATGCCGATTGGTTCTCCAGTCAACGTCGGCGGTCAGGCTGCAAACTGGACCGAGGCGCTGCGACAGCTTTAGCGATTTGGACACGAATTATGCGCAAGATCAAGACAGGGGACGACGTCATGGTGCTGACCGGCAAGGACCGGGGCAAGCGCGGGACCGTGTTGAGCGTTCCCGATGTCAGTCATGTTGTTGTTGAAAACATTAACATGGCGAAGAAGCATCAAAAGGGAAATCCGCAGCGCGGCATTGAGGGCGGGATCGTCGATAAGGAAATGCCGCTGCATGTTTCCAATGTTGGGGTATTCAACCCAGCGAAGGGTGGAGCAGACCGCATTGGTTTTCGGGTGCTCGAAGACGGCCGCAAAGTGCGGATATTTAAGTCCGACGGCGAGGTCGTCGATGTTTGAGATCGACGTTAGGGGTCGATGCCTGAGGTCGATATCGGAACAGGTTCAGCACAATGGCTAGATTACAACAGCTCTATAAAGAACAACTCGTTGGCGAATTGCAGAAGCGCTTTGAGTATCCGAGCGTCATGCAGGTGCCGAGGATCGAAAAAATCACCCTGAACATGGGTGT includes the following:
- the rpsS gene encoding 30S ribosomal protein S19; protein product: MPRSVRKGPFVDHHLAKKVETAVAQNSKRPIKTWSRRSMVLPEMVGLTIAVYNGKQHVPVLINENMIGHKLGEFALTRTFRGHAADRKAKKR
- the rplV gene encoding 50S ribosomal protein L22, which codes for MQAEATLKFARISAQKARLVADQIRGQHVEKALNDLAFSTKKGAAMIRKVLESAIANAENNAGADIDELHVAAIQVNEGPTMKRIRARAKGRASRILKRTSHIKLTVAEGSV
- the rpsC gene encoding 30S ribosomal protein S3, with protein sequence MGQKVHPIGIRLGIVKDWTSKWYASSKDYPDLLNKDLEVRAYLKKRLANASVSRIQIDRPAKNAHITVHTARPGVVIGKKGEDIDKLRAEVAGMMGIPVHISIEEIRKPELDAQLVAEGIAQQLERRIMFRRAMKRAVQNSMRVGAEGIRVNIAGRLNGAEIARSEWYREGRVPLHTLRADIDYGFAEAKTTYGILGVKTWIFRGEVFGDRVEEPQQDKRSRAKKG
- the rplP gene encoding 50S ribosomal protein L16, with protein sequence MLQPKRTKFRKQHKGRNRGLAQSGNQVSFGDFGLKAVGRGRLTARQIESARRAITRRVKRGGKLWIRVFPDKPISKKPLEVRMGKGKGNVEYWVALIQPGRMLYEIEGVPEELAREAFQLAAAKLPVQTKFEKRTVL
- the rpmC gene encoding 50S ribosomal protein L29 encodes the protein MKANEFRQQSADNLQRQLLDLRKEQFNLRMQQGTGQLVRPSRMREVRRDIARVKTIMTEMLANTTSSHSAPAASGSGLSAAGSSK
- the rpsQ gene encoding 30S ribosomal protein S17, whose amino-acid sequence is MSDETTTQPATDQNASNRTVTGRVLSNAMQKTITVMIERRVKHPIYGKFLRRSTKIHAHDEDNQCNPGDWVRVELCRPLSKTKTWRLVEVLERAR
- the rplN gene encoding 50S ribosomal protein L14 is translated as MIQMQTRMSVADNSGAREVQCIKVLGGSHRRYAGIGDVVKVTVKDAIPRGKVKKGDVFSAVVVRTRKGVRRADGSLIRFDGNAAVLLNNQLQPIGTRIFGPVTRELRGDRFMKIISLAPEVV
- the rplX gene encoding 50S ribosomal protein L24, with protein sequence MRKIKTGDDVMVLTGKDRGKRGTVLSVPDVSHVVVENINMAKKHQKGNPQRGIEGGIVDKEMPLHVSNVGVFNPAKGGADRIGFRVLEDGRKVRIFKSDGEVVDV